Proteins encoded within one genomic window of Spodoptera frugiperda isolate SF20-4 chromosome 7, AGI-APGP_CSIRO_Sfru_2.0, whole genome shotgun sequence:
- the LOC118266084 gene encoding E3 SUMO-protein ligase PIAS2 isoform X4 has product MVKTRSSARVGSAATSAPAENGTSSELRSRLKTTENGHRSQRPYNQIRNNQALPSGSVGPGSGSQGKDPLAPALPGRSLYQHATVSGYNTQDSRGQAMPVTRTLQARQNPIYPSSMYHGYGASAAGTLAPMPSPSPTAPLAPFPVHPDVKFRKLPFYDVLAELMKPSTMMPMQAGRMQEGTYVFHLTPQQATEIASGKDLVGTSNKLDYVIQAQLRFCLLETSCEQEDHFPPSVNVKVNNKMCPLPNPIPTNKPTPEPKRPPRPVNISSLVKLSPTVANTIQVTWAADFTRAYVLSVFMVRKLTSAELLQRLKNKGTKNPDYTRSLIKEKLSEDYDSEIATTSLRVSLMCPLGKMRMACPCRPANCPHLQCFDASLFLQMNERKPTWLCPVCDRPAPYDSLVVDGYFQEVLTSPRLSSECNEIQLHADGSWSAHAPPARAPQLQQPTAEPVTLISDDLEVIPVDSGVGAAKRAAVGEARAPRSADVMVDLTSDSDDELPLKRKIPPPKATPPASEVNIKTDDNYSSSAAEAVSSSGYRSPGVAGGACGVISLDSPSPPAPGSPPSSPRDSEPLPERPHLSITPVAPPTSNSSQHHIVPHDVMTDGPHLSITPVTSAAPTHHIGSSTNAERDDAEATPAHWAPYADSERDDNYRKY; this is encoded by the exons ATGGTTAAAACACGATCTTCAGCGAGGGTAGGAAGCGCGGCCACCAGTGCGCCCGCCGAAAATGGAACTTCTTCCGAACTTAGATCGCGGCTCAAAACCACTGAGAACGGTCACCGCTCCCAAAGGCCCTACAATCAAATTAG gAACAATCAGGCGCTGCCCTCTGGGAGCGTGGGGCCGGGCAGCGGGTCGCAGGGAAAAGACCCCCTGGCGCCCGCGCTGCCTGGCCGCTCCCTCTATCAACATGCCACTGTTAGCGGGTACAACACACAAGACTCACGCGGACAAGCCATGCCTGTCAcg CGGACGTTGCAGGCGCGGCAGAACCCCATCTACCCTAGCAGCATGTACCACGGGTACGGCGCTAGCGCGGCGGGCACGCTCGCCCCCATGCCGTCACCGTCGCCCACCGCGCCACTAGCGCCCTTCCCGGTACATCCAGACGTTAAGTTTAGGAA ACTTCCCTTCTACGACGTGCTAGCAGAACTGATGAAGCCGTCGACGATGATGCCCATGCAAGCAGGTCGCATGCAGGAAGGCACATACGTGTTCCACCTCACACCCCAACAAGCCACAGAAATAGCTTCAGGGAAAGATCTCGTCGGAACTAGCAATAAACTTGATTATGTCATACAG GCACAACTCCGGTTTTGTCTCCTAGAAACTTCGTGTGAACAAGAGGACCATTTCCCGCCTAGTGTTAATGTTAAAGTTAACAATAAAATGTGTCCACTACCT AATCCAATACCTACAAATAAGCCTACGCCTGAACCGAAGCGACCACCGCGACCTGTGAACATATCCTCCCTAGTGAAACTATCACCGACCGTTGCGAACACCATACAAGTCACGTGGGCCGCGGACTTCACGCGCGCGTACGTGCTCAGCGTGTTCATGGTGCGCAAACTGACATCGGCCGAGCTGCTGCAGAGGCTCAAGAATAAAGGCACCAAGAACCCTGACTACACGAGGTCACTTA TAAAAGAGAAGTTGTCGGAGGACTACGACAGTGAGATCGCGACGACGTCGCTGCGCGTGTCGCTGATGTGTCCGCTGGGCAAGATGCGCATGGCGTGTCCGTGCCGGCCCGCCAACTGCCCGCACCTGCAGTGCTTCGACGCCTCGCTGTTCCTGCAGATGAACGAACGGAAGCCCACCTGGCTGTGTCCCGTCTGTGACCGACCTGCGCCTTATGACTCCCTTGTAGTGGATGG GTACTTCCAAGAGGTGCTGACGTCCCCGCGCCTGTCGAGCGAGTGCAACGAGATCCAGCTGCACGCGGACGGCAGCTGGTctgcgcacgcgccgcccgCCCGCGCGCCGCAGCTGCAGCAACCCACCGCCGAGCCCGTCACTCTCATCTCCGACGACCTCG AAGTGATTCCTGTGGACAGCGGAGTAGGCGCTGCTAAACGTGCCGCCGTAGGCGAGGCTCGCGCGCCACGCTCTGCAGACGTGATGGTAGACCTAACATCGGACTCTGATGATGAACTGCCTCTCAAACGTAAGATACCACCACCGAAAGCGACGCCACCAGCTTCCGAAGTCAACATTAAGACTGATGACAACTATTCATCAAGTG CAGCGGAAGCAGTATCGTCAAGTGGGTACCGATCACCCGGCGTGGCAGGCGGTGCATGCGGAGTGATATCCCTGGACAGTCCGTCCCCGCCGGCGCCGGGGTCGCCGCCGTCGTCCCCGCGCGACTCGGAGCCACTACCGGAGCGCCCACATCTCTCAATCACACCGGTGGCGCCACCTACCAGCAACTCCTCACAACATCATATAG TTCCTCACGACGTCATGACGGATGGACCGCACCTCTCTATCACACCCGTCACTTCTGCGGCTCCCACACATCATATTG GTTCGAGCACGAATGCAGAGCGGGACGACGCGGAGGCGACGCCGGCGCACTGGGCACCTTACGCTGACTCTGAAAGAGATGACAATTATAGGAA ATACTGA
- the LOC118266084 gene encoding E3 SUMO-protein ligase PIAS2 isoform X3 — protein sequence MVKTRSSARVGSAATSAPAENGTSSELRSRLKTTENGHRSQRPYNQIRNNQALPSGSVGPGSGSQGKDPLAPALPGRSLYQHATVSGYNTQDSRGQAMPVTARQNPIYPSSMYHGYGASAAGTLAPMPSPSPTAPLAPFPVHPDVKFRKLPFYDVLAELMKPSTMMPMQAGRMQEGTYVFHLTPQQATEIASGKDLVGTSNKLDYVIQAQLRFCLLETSCEQEDHFPPSVNVKVNNKMCPLPNPIPTNKPTPEPKRPPRPVNISSLVKLSPTVANTIQVTWAADFTRAYVLSVFMVRKLTSAELLQRLKNKGTKNPDYTRSLIKEKLSEDYDSEIATTSLRVSLMCPLGKMRMACPCRPANCPHLQCFDASLFLQMNERKPTWLCPVCDRPAPYDSLVVDGYFQEVLTSPRLSSECNEIQLHADGSWSAHAPPARAPQLQQPTAEPVTLISDDLEVIPVDSGVGAAKRAAVGEARAPRSADVMVDLTSDSDDELPLKRKIPPPKATPPASEVNIKTDDNYSSSAAEAVSSSGYRSPGVAGGACGVISLDSPSPPAPGSPPSSPRDSEPLPERPHLSITPVAPPTSNSSQHHIDLLTKRPQLSVSLVPPPEPASLHLVPHDVMTDGPHLSITPVTSAAPTHHIGSSTNAERDDAEATPAHWAPYADSERDDNYRKY from the exons ATGGTTAAAACACGATCTTCAGCGAGGGTAGGAAGCGCGGCCACCAGTGCGCCCGCCGAAAATGGAACTTCTTCCGAACTTAGATCGCGGCTCAAAACCACTGAGAACGGTCACCGCTCCCAAAGGCCCTACAATCAAATTAG gAACAATCAGGCGCTGCCCTCTGGGAGCGTGGGGCCGGGCAGCGGGTCGCAGGGAAAAGACCCCCTGGCGCCCGCGCTGCCTGGCCGCTCCCTCTATCAACATGCCACTGTTAGCGGGTACAACACACAAGACTCACGCGGACAAGCCATGCCTGTCAcg GCGCGGCAGAACCCCATCTACCCTAGCAGCATGTACCACGGGTACGGCGCTAGCGCGGCGGGCACGCTCGCCCCCATGCCGTCACCGTCGCCCACCGCGCCACTAGCGCCCTTCCCGGTACATCCAGACGTTAAGTTTAGGAA ACTTCCCTTCTACGACGTGCTAGCAGAACTGATGAAGCCGTCGACGATGATGCCCATGCAAGCAGGTCGCATGCAGGAAGGCACATACGTGTTCCACCTCACACCCCAACAAGCCACAGAAATAGCTTCAGGGAAAGATCTCGTCGGAACTAGCAATAAACTTGATTATGTCATACAG GCACAACTCCGGTTTTGTCTCCTAGAAACTTCGTGTGAACAAGAGGACCATTTCCCGCCTAGTGTTAATGTTAAAGTTAACAATAAAATGTGTCCACTACCT AATCCAATACCTACAAATAAGCCTACGCCTGAACCGAAGCGACCACCGCGACCTGTGAACATATCCTCCCTAGTGAAACTATCACCGACCGTTGCGAACACCATACAAGTCACGTGGGCCGCGGACTTCACGCGCGCGTACGTGCTCAGCGTGTTCATGGTGCGCAAACTGACATCGGCCGAGCTGCTGCAGAGGCTCAAGAATAAAGGCACCAAGAACCCTGACTACACGAGGTCACTTA TAAAAGAGAAGTTGTCGGAGGACTACGACAGTGAGATCGCGACGACGTCGCTGCGCGTGTCGCTGATGTGTCCGCTGGGCAAGATGCGCATGGCGTGTCCGTGCCGGCCCGCCAACTGCCCGCACCTGCAGTGCTTCGACGCCTCGCTGTTCCTGCAGATGAACGAACGGAAGCCCACCTGGCTGTGTCCCGTCTGTGACCGACCTGCGCCTTATGACTCCCTTGTAGTGGATGG GTACTTCCAAGAGGTGCTGACGTCCCCGCGCCTGTCGAGCGAGTGCAACGAGATCCAGCTGCACGCGGACGGCAGCTGGTctgcgcacgcgccgcccgCCCGCGCGCCGCAGCTGCAGCAACCCACCGCCGAGCCCGTCACTCTCATCTCCGACGACCTCG AAGTGATTCCTGTGGACAGCGGAGTAGGCGCTGCTAAACGTGCCGCCGTAGGCGAGGCTCGCGCGCCACGCTCTGCAGACGTGATGGTAGACCTAACATCGGACTCTGATGATGAACTGCCTCTCAAACGTAAGATACCACCACCGAAAGCGACGCCACCAGCTTCCGAAGTCAACATTAAGACTGATGACAACTATTCATCAAGTG CAGCGGAAGCAGTATCGTCAAGTGGGTACCGATCACCCGGCGTGGCAGGCGGTGCATGCGGAGTGATATCCCTGGACAGTCCGTCCCCGCCGGCGCCGGGGTCGCCGCCGTCGTCCCCGCGCGACTCGGAGCCACTACCGGAGCGCCCACATCTCTCAATCACACCGGTGGCGCCACCTACCAGCAACTCCTCACAACATCATATAG ATCTGCTGACGAAGCGGCCTCAGTTATCCGTCTCTTTGGTACCGCCACCTGAGCCCGCGTCGCTTCATCTAG TTCCTCACGACGTCATGACGGATGGACCGCACCTCTCTATCACACCCGTCACTTCTGCGGCTCCCACACATCATATTG GTTCGAGCACGAATGCAGAGCGGGACGACGCGGAGGCGACGCCGGCGCACTGGGCACCTTACGCTGACTCTGAAAGAGATGACAATTATAGGAA ATACTGA